In one window of Gouania willdenowi chromosome 8, fGouWil2.1, whole genome shotgun sequence DNA:
- the LOC114468214 gene encoding LOW QUALITY PROTEIN: adhesion G protein-coupled receptor E1-like (The sequence of the model RefSeq protein was modified relative to this genomic sequence to represent the inferred CDS: inserted 4 bases in 3 codons; deleted 3 bases in 3 codons; substituted 2 bases at 2 genomic stop codons): protein MIMMCRWTLLIQTLFLLNVTVKAQEECPVGFSYVKPDCVDDDECEESEYEDYIGPCGENAICVNTNGGFHCQCEEGLISTDGTVTFSAKTSATCKDINECTDMENICGPNAACFNTIPNYSCFCNEGFISSTGVETFRHGDNVTCRDIDDCQEEMDRCGQHASCVNTPGSYYCVCRAGFETKSGALHFSDHLDSCEDVCLINETLCGNGTCHQGPQGHYCKCHLGNTNYGNSKTRCTSLECDHYKNVNNLREDYVLAHDLIKDLLRKCQKLTENKDPVDMDGEKQLKRLLAMIDEVLSSGVFKNNRQISNFLDLVEISLMIIGPFLMPPGTHRFSNYSELDFQIHKGPVRPQGPXTLSSEHSHVDIYLETAAGNPLHYPGFTTVSLLSYLNLERSGKDYVSGVNXSKRVKFQSKLKSVVMVSISNRNTSHLKEPVNITLYTILYIRINFPHLCVWNASMEGGAWSTRGCKLXSQTTKFTVCSCTHRAALQCSXHFYDMEDVFELQLITYIGLTLSLICLFFCILTFSMIRSIQNPRTTIHLHLCVSLFIAILIFLTCISATKNQFACAVIAALLHFFFLASFCWMCLEGIQLFRMVVLVFNTNFKPLYMFAGGYGVPAIIVGISALVNAKGYGTPKQLWLNLEIIWSFFGPACIIIIVSISFFLITVWKLAQKWSSLNPDLNNWQKIKYVTITAVAQLCVLGTMWIFGCFQXEGSSVVISYLFTLFGSLQGVMLFFMHCLLSKQVRDEYANILCRFCASQRNPTQSSATPAKHILPRARMTQGSHTYEELKQLVYLQSPDVSSRLNACML from the exons ATGATCATGATGTGCAGGTGGACCCTCCTGATACAGA CTTTGTTTCTCTTGAACGTTACCGTCAAGGCACAAGAAGAGTGTCCTGTGGGTTTCAGTTATGTGAAGCCAGACTGCGTTG ACGATGATGAATGTGAAGAGTCTGAGTATGAGGATTATATTGGACCGTGTGGAGAAAATGCCATCTGTGTGAACACAAATGGGGGCTTCCACTGCCAGTGTGAGGAAGGTTTGATTTCAACTGATGGGACAGTAACGTTTTCAGCCAAAACATCTGCTACATGTAAAG ATATCAATGAGTGTACGGACATGGAAAATATTTGTGGACCAAATGCAGCATGTTTCAACACAATTCCAAACTATTCCTGCTTCTGCAATGAAGGATTTATTTCTTCTACTGGAGTGGAAACATTTCGTCACGGAGACAACGTAACATGTAGAG ATATTGATGATTGTCAGGAAGAAATGGACAGATGTGGTCAGCATGCATCATGTGTCAATACGCCAGGCAGTTATTACTGTGTCTGCAGAGCTGGTTTCGAAACAAAATCTGGTGCATTGCACTTCTCTGATCATCTGGACTCATGTGAAG ACGTATGTTTGATTAATGAGACACTCTGCGGGAATGGAACCTGCCACCAAGGACCTCAAGGCCATTACTGTAAATGCCACTTGGGCAACACTAACTATGGCAATTCGAAGACCCGCTGTACCT CACTGGAGTGTGATCATTACAAAAACGTCAACAATTTGAGAGAG GACTATGTCTTGGCACATGACCTCATAAAGGATCTCTTGAGAAAGTGTCAGAAACTTACAGAGAATAAGGATCCAGTGGACATGGATGGGGAAAAACAACTCAAG AGGCTGCTGGCTATGATAGATGAAGTCTTGTCCAGTGGAGTCttcaaaaataacagacaaatctCAAACTTTCTGGACTTGGTTGAGATAAGTCTCATGATTATAGGACCCTTCCTGATGCCCCCTGGGACACACAGATTCTCCAATTACTCAG AGCTAGACTTCCAGATCCACAAGGGGCCTGTCCGACCTCAAGGAC ACACTCTTTCATCCGAGCATTCGCATGTGGACATCTACCTGGAAACAGCAGCTGGAAATCCATTGCATTATCCAG GTTTCACAACAGTCTCTTTGCTGAGCTACTTAAACCTTGAGAGGTCTGGAAAAGACTACGTTAGTGGAGTGAA CAGCAAACGGGTCAAGTTTCAAAGTAAACTCAAAAGTGTGGTGATGGTCTCTATAAGCAATAGAAATACAAGCCACCTCAAAGAGCCAGTAAATATTACTCTATATACCATCTTGTACA TTCGAATCAACTTCCCACACTTGTGTGTTTGGAATGCTTCCATGGAAGGAGGAGCATGGTCGACTCGAGGCTGCAAGCTGTAGAGTCAAACCACAAAGTTCACTGTGTGTTCCTGCACCCACCGAGCAGCTTTGCAGTGCTCATGACACTTTTATGACATGGAG GACGTATTTGAGCTGCAGCTGATCACCTACATAGGACTGACGCTCTCGCTGATTTGcctg tttttctgcattttgacTTTCTCAATGATTCGA TCGATTCAAAATCCCAGAACAACCATCCACCTGCACCTTTGTGTCAGCCTCTTCATTGCCATTCTCATCTTTCTCACGTGTATATCTGCAACAAAAAACCAG TTTGCCTGTGCAGTGATAGCAGCTTTGCTACATTTCTTCTTCCTGGCATCATTTTGTTGGATGTGTCTTGAAGGAATACAACTTTTCAGGATGGTTGTATTGGTGTTCAACACGAACTTCAAACCTCTTTACATGTTTGCTGGTGGCTACGGCGTCCCTGCTATAATTGTTGGCATCTCTGCATTGGTTAATGCCAAAGGATATGGAACCCCCAAA CAGTTGTGGCTAAATCTTGAAATCATATGGAGTTTCTTTGGTCCTGCTTGTATCATCATCATTGTGAGT atttctttttttcttatcaCTGTGTGGAAGCTGGCACAGAAG TGGTCAAGTTTAAACCCGGACCTGAATAACTGGCAGAAAATAAAGTACGTAACC ATCACTGCTGTGGCTCAGCTGTGTGTCCTTGGTACAATGTGGATCTTTGGTTGTTTCC TTGAAGGGAGCTCAGTAGTCATATCTTACCTTTTCACCCTCTTTGGGAGCCTTCAGGGGGTGATGCTCTTCTTCATGCACTGTCTGCTCTCCAAGCAG GTGAGGGATGAGTACGCAAACATCCTTTGCAGATTTTGTGCATCACAAAGAAACCCTACTCAGAGTTCAGCCACTCCAGCAAAGCACAT ACTTCCAAGAGCTCGCATGACACAGGGGAGTCACACATATGAAGAGCTAAAGCAACTTGTTTACCTACAATCTCCTGATGTAAGCTCAAGGCTAAACGCGTGCATGCTTTAG
- the ptger1c gene encoding prostaglandin E receptor 1c (subtype EP1), translated as MSFDETTSLIMTSFAPPATLDIQQNLGITPSNAQGPRITNSTLLSSQSTGLAISCFTMIFGTISNLTGLGILGRSRIRFRRQSRAPFLSLTVALLLADLGGHVIPGAFALYLHINQISKSKSVKPTKGFCNLFGAIMVFFGLCPLLLGCAMAVERWVAITKPFFHASTVTVTHIKCVVLLLSTCALVLAVLPFFGVGNYTTQTPGTWCFLPVHDPQTVVDTSLVLVFSCVGLIALTLSLLCNILSCVALFQSRAKSLHGHTSQSARCARRASSASTSSLVCSLDVEMMVQLVALTVVSCVCWSPFLVHIFLMQLNQKPRASAMMKEGFILVGLRMASWNQILDPWVYILFRRAVLLRVCCGPHTRKLTVAKSNSCDETQ; from the exons ATGTCATTCGATG AAACCACTTCTTTAATTATGACTTCATTTGCTCCACCTGCAACGCTTGACATTCAACAGAACCTGGGTATCACCCCCTCCAACGCTCAAGGACCAAGAATCACAAATAGCACCTTACTTTCCAGCCAATCTACGGGTTTAGCTATATCCTGCTTCACAATGATATTTGGCACCATCTCCAACCTTACAGGTTTGGGAATCTTGGGTAGATCCCGTATCAGATTCCGAAGACAATCCAGAGCTCCATTTCTATCACTGACGGTAGCGTTGCTTTTGGCTGACCTGGGAGGCCATGTGATCCCAGGTGCATTTGCGTTGTACCTGCACATTAACcaaatatctaaatctaaaagtgTCAAGCCTACCAAGGGATTCTGCAATTTATTTGGTGCAATTATGGTGTTCTTTGGCCTCTGTCCTTTGTTGTTGGGTTGTGCCATGGCCGTTGAGCGCTGGGTAGCCATCACCAAACCCTTTTTCCATGCCTCTACGGTTACCGTGACTCATATAAAGTGTGTTGTGTTATTACTATCTACTTGTGCACTAGTGCTAGCAGTTCTACCTTTCTTCGGCGTGGGAAATTACACAACTCAGACACCAGGAACATGGTGCTTCTTGCCTGTCCATGATCCACAGACTGTGGTTGACACGAGCCTAGTTCTCGTTTTCTCATGTGTGGGCCTCATTGCCCTTACTCTTTCCCTACTCTGTAACATCCTTAGTTGCGTAGCATTATTTCAGTCCAGAGCCAAGTCTCTCCATGGTCACACAAGTCAATCAGCTCGATGTGCCCGCCGTGCTTCTTCtgcctccacctcctccttggTATGTTCATTGGATGTGGAGATGATGGTGCAGCTGGTGGCTCTCACTGTGGTTTCTTGTGTCTGCTGGAGCCCCTTTCTG GTTCACATTTTTCTGATGCAGTTAAATCAGAAGCCCAGAGCTTCAGCAATGATGAAAGAGGGGTTCATCCTTGTGGGCTTGCGTATGGCATCGTGGAATCAGATCTTGGACCCTTGGGTTTACATCTTGTTTAGGAGGGCAGTGCTTTTAAGAGTTTGCTGTGGTCCGCACACTCGAAAACTTACAGTGGCAAAAAGCAATTCCTGTGACGAAACGCAATGA